The sequence GGCGATCGCTTACTGATTGCAGAATTGCACAAGTTCATTGAAATTGAGACTAGATTCTACTTAGTTTCTATTCAAGCGATGATTTGACAATTCAAACTGTTGAGTTAACAAACTGCGATCGCATCTGTAATTTCAATCATGGAGAATTGCCATGAATTCCAAAAAAAAGTATATTTCAATACTTACAGGTGCGACTAAGTATAGTAAGGCTAAAAAACTAGACTATCTAAAAAATTTATTTTTAATCCACATAAATTAGGTCTAGCAGAAGCCTGCTAGACCTAAGAATATTTAGTAGCGCGATCGCAATTAAAATAGCGTTTCGCAACACGCACAGTAAATAGATGGGAGTAATTACAAATAAGAGTGGACATTAACACACTACTAATCCGTTCATCTGCTTCAGAAGTTCAAGATTAGGTGCTCACTTAGTAAAGAGAAAACAGTGCAACTATAGTACAAACTACCCAACCTTCTTTGAAAGCGAATCTGAAGCTCCGAACAGTTGTAGTGTTGGACTCTAGCAGGAGGCACAAGCTTTTGTCCGCAGAGTTAGGAGTCTTAACGTGTGCCTGTCGTTAAGTATGATTTGCTTCTATATGATTAAGATTACCAACTTTTCATCAAAAGTCAAGCAAATTATTAAGATAATCTTAAAAAATATGTTGATTTTTATTTTTAGTGGTAATGCGCTATACATACACGTTAGGACATTGTTTGAAAGCAGCATCGACACAATCACGAAAGCTATCAAATTCATCCCACCGTTGCCGCGATGGTACAAGCCCCCAGATTTATCTGTGGAGTCAATCCACGCATCCAAAATCGGATGACGCCAAAGAAGGTATTTACGAACAACAATGAATTAGCCCTACCTTCTCCCTTAGCCCTCTTTGTGCCCCCTTGAAATAGCCTCCAGCAGCTAGCAATTCTCTGCAACTGGAAATGCAGTATTTCAGGAATATAGAAGTCCAACCAGAACTTTAGCTCCTGGATCTTGCGATGAATTCTCATCTTCTGCCTGTTAAGGTTGCTCGAAGTGGCTGAAATTAAGGCTTCTCTCACCCCAAGTTCTATTTACCGATTGAAAAATTAAAAAAAATTAAATCGCATTTTCTATCAGAAAAAAGTGATATGTTGAATACAGAATTCAATTTCGCAATTTTCTGAAGTAGAGTCCGTAACCTGTTCCTGATTTCCAAAAGTAAAAACTGCGCCAAAATAGATGCTCTGGGCTATTTGAGAAGGGCCTTTGAGTACAATGCTGTGCAAGCTTAAAAGAATGCAAATCGAGTTAAAACCATTGCTAGAACTGGGTTTCATCTGAGTACAAAAACACTTGCCCCCTTCTCCATAAATACTTGTACTTCCACCCTAAAATACTAGTACCCCTACCCAAAAAAAAATTTCCAATTCTCTTAATGCTTTGGAAATCTGGATTTCATATTTTGAGTACAAACTTAATAAATCTAATAAATCTTATCCTGGTTGTAGGCTACAGTCTATTTCCGGAGGCTGATATAAAACATATATCGCCAATCACTTGACGCACTAATCAAGGAGCGATAAGTGAGTGGAGAAATAAGATAGCACCATGCCCCTGTGAAATCGTAGACGTATAACGTCTACTCTACGAGAAGGGCTACGCTCTACGGTGTAGGGTAGCCACGGCTGTAGGCGCTGTCTTCCACCCACATTTTGTGCAGACACACACCAGCCCTTGAAAATTTGGGTTTATAGCCTACCCCAAACCCCAGTAGGCAGCGCTCAAAACAGACGCGGCTTCCATTACCATTACTGCCAAGGCGGTTATGGAGAGACAGCGACTCTTGAAAACATCATCGAGGCGATCGCAGATTGTAAAGCGGTATTTGTTGCCAAGATTGGTGATTGTCCCAAAGAAAAATTGTACGCAGCTGACATACAAACCGTTGAAACTTATGACGTAATTGACAAGGTTGCTTTGGAGTATTACCAGCAATACGTACAGAAATTATGAATGATGAATTATGAATTGTTTTTTCATAATTCATAATTCATCATTCTCTTCATTACCCAGCACTCATTACTCATTACCCACTACCCAAGCCTCAATCTGCCCTCTATGGAGAATAGTCATGGCTTACCAAATAACCAGCGAGTGCATTTCCTGTAATCTCTGTCAATCTGTATGTCCCACCGGTGCAATCAAAATAGATGGCGATCGCCCCTGGATCGATCCTGAACTTTGCACAAACTGTGTTGGTAGTATTCATACCGTACCTCAGTGCAAAGCTGGTTGTCCTACATCCAATGGTTGCGTAAAAGTGCCCGCCGATTATTGGGAAAGCTGGTTTAACACTTATTACCATTTGGTAGCAAAATTAACAAAAAAACAAGATTATTGGGAGAATTGGTTTAACTTCTATTCAGAGAAATTCTCCGAACAATTGCAGAAACGTCAGCACCAAGTTGCCTGTTAGTTAATGGTTAGTGGTGAGGCAGCGCGGTCTTGGGGAGGCAGTGCGGTCTTGGGGAGGCGCGGGTGCGGAACCTGCGTCCGCACATAGAGCGCCGTGGTTCCCCCCATGAGCACCTGCCGTGGTTTCCCCCATGAGCGACTGCCGAACCCGTAGACGCGCAGCGGCTTCTCGTAGAGTAGGGTTAGTAGTTAGTAGTAATTTTTGACCACTAACTACTAACAACAAGTAACAAAAATTTAAATAGAATTGGAAGCAATGCAGAAAAATTGTATTTATCTAGACAATAATGCCACCACCAAAGTAGACCCAGAAGTTGTAGAGGCGATGCTGCCTTACTTGACGGATTATTACGGTAATCCCTCCAGTATGCACAGCTTTGGTGGGCAAGTTAAGAAAGCAGTTAATCAAGCACAGGAACAAGTTGCAGCCCTCCTTGGTGCTGACGAATCAGAAATTATCTTTACCAGTGGTGGTACAGAAGGAGATAATGCCGCCATTCGGGCTGCACTATTGGCGCAACCAGACAAGCGACACATCATCACTACCCAAGTAGAACACCCAGCAGTGCTAAGTCTCTGCAAACAGCTGGAAAAACAAGGTTACAGCATTACCTACTTGTCAGTGAATCACGAGGGACAGTTGGATCTGAATGAACTGGAAGCCTCACTGACAGGTAACACTGCCTTGGTGACGATCATGTATGCCAACAATGAAACTGGCGTGGTTTTCCCAATCGAGCAAATTGGCGTACGAGTCAAAGAACACGGTGCTCTTTTCCACGTAGATGCGGTGCAAGCAGTCGGTAAAATTCCGATGAACATGAAGACTAGCACCATTGATATGTTAACCATGTCTGGTCATAAAATTCATGCACCCAAAGGAATTGGTGCTTTGTACGTGCGGCGCGGTGTGAGATTTCGCCCCATGCTTATTGGTGGCGGACAGCAACGCGGTAGAAGGGCGGGAACAGAGAATGTTCCAGGAGTCGTTGCCCTTGGCAAAGCTGCTGAATTAGAATTACTACATTTAGAAGAAGCAACCGCCAGAGAAAGAAAACTGCGCGATCGCTTAGAACAAACTATTATTGCAACTATTCCCGATTGCCAAGTCAACGGTCATTCTACGCAGAGATTGCCCAACACCACCAATATTGGCTTCAAGTATATTGAAGGTGAAGCAATTCTCTACTTGCTCAATCAATACGGTATCTGTGCCTCATCCGGTTCAGCGTGTAGTTCTGGCTCTTTGGAACCTTCCCACGTTTTGCGGGCAATGGGTTTACCATACACAATCTTGCACGGTTCCATTCGCTTCAGCCTTTGTCGTTACACCACAGACGCCGAAATTGATACTGTGCTAGCAGTAATGCCCGGTATTGTCGAACGCCTACGCGCCCTCTCACCCTTCAAGAATGATGAAGCAAGTTGGCTGCAAGAACGGTCAATGGTCATTAGTCATTAGTCATTGGTAAATAACAAAGGACAAGTGACAAAGGACAAATGACAAAGAACAAAGGACAAAAATAATGTGGGACTATACAGATAAAGTATTGGAGCTATTCTACAATCCCAAATATCAGGGAGTAATTGAAGACAAGGGTGAAGCAGGTGTTAAAGTTGCCGTTGGTGAAGTAGGCAGCATTGCTTGTGGAGATGCCCTGAGACTGCATCTTAAAGTTGAGGAAGATACAGAGAAAATTCTTGATGCTCGTTTTCAAACTTTTGGTTGTACTAGTGCGATCGCTTCATCTGAAGCTCTGGTAGAACTAATTAAGGGTAAAACTTTAGATGAAGCCCTGAGAGTTACTAATAAAGAGATTGCCAATTACCTGGGCGGGTTGCCAGAAGCAAAGATGCACTGCTCGGTAATGGGACAAGAAGCATTAGAAGCAGCTATTTATAATTACCGAGGTATACCTCTAGATGTTCATAAAGATGATGACGAAGGGGCGCTAGTTTGCACTTGCTTTGGCATCAGTGACGCAAAAATCCGGCGCGTGATTGTTGAAAACAACCTCACCACCGCTGAAGAAGTCACAAATTATGTGAAAGCGGGTGGTGGCTGCGGTTCGTGTTTGGCAACTATCGATGATATTATTGCGTCCGTGCAAAAAGAATCTGCTACCCCTGTAAGTACTTCTGCTAATCACAGTAATGAGCGTTCATCTGTAAAACCGCTGACCCCAGTGCAAAAAATTGCACTGATACAAAAAGTATTAGATGAAGAAGTCAGACCCGTTTTGATTGCCGACGGGGGAGACGTAGAACTGTTCGACGTCGAAGGCGATCGTATCAAAGTAGTACTGCAAGGTGCTTGCGGTTCGTGTTCTAGCAGCACGGCGACATTAAAGATTGCGATTGAATCTAGATTGCGCGATCGCGTCAGCAAAGACCTTGTAGTTGAAGCAGTTTAGTTATTAGTTCTTGGTTGGTTGTTGGTTGTTTACTACTAACCACCAACAACCAACAAACAACAAACAACATTATGACAACTATTTTTGCAGTAGAGCGATCGCCACCGTTGGTGACGTTCTATTAAGCGGTCACTGCTGACCCAACATGAACCTAAACACAAATCCTCTAGACCCACCAAACCAACCAATTGCAGGAGAAAAATAATCATGTCCGACGATAAAATCAGACAGATAGCCTTCTACGGTAAAGGCGGTATCGGTAAGTCTACTACTTCTCAAAACACCCTTGCCGCTATGGCAGAAATGGGTCAGCGGATTATGATTGTGGGATGCGACCCCAAAGCTGACTCCACCCGTTTGATGCTGCACGCTAAAGCTCAAACCACCGTGCTGCACTTAGCAGCAGAAAGAGGTGCAGTAGAAGACTTAGAACTTGAAGAAGTAATGTTAACCGGTTTTCGCGGTGTTCGTTGCGTGGAATCTGGTGGTCCCGAGCCTGGTGTAGGTTGCGCCGGTCGTGGTATCATCACCGCCATCAACTTCTTGGAAGAAAACGGTGCTTACCAAGACCTAGACTTTGTATCTTACGACGTGTTGGGTGACGTTGTCTGTGGTGGTTTCGCTATGCCTATCCGTGAAGGTAAAGCACAAGAAATCTACATTGTTACCTCCGGTGAAATGATGGCGATGTACGCTGCAAACAACATCGCTCGCGGTATTCTCAAATACGCTCACTCCGGTGGTGTGCGCTTGGGTGGTTTGATTTGTAACAGCCGTAAAGTTGACCGGGAAGCTGAATTGATCGAAAACCTGGCTGAACGTTTGAACACCCAAATGATTCACTTTGTACCTCGTGACAACATCGTTCAACACGCAGAATTGCGTCGTATGACCGTTAACGAGTACGCACCTGACAGCAACCAATCTCAAGAATACCGCGCATTAGCTAAGAAGATCATCAACAACACCAAGCTCACCATTCCTACTCCTATGGAAATGGATGAACTAGAAGCCCTGTTGATTGAGTACGGTATTCTCGACGATGATACCAAGCATGCAGAGATCATCGGTAAGCCAGCTGAAGCTTCTGCTAAATAACTGATGCCGTAGTTAAGTAAAAAGTAAAAAGTAAAAAGTAAAAAATTCTTTTGCCTTTTAACTTTTTACTTTTACCTTCCTCTTCCTCCCTTCTATACCTGCAATTACCCGAACCCATAAGTCTAACCGAGGCAGACTATGACACCTCCAGAAAACAACAATCTCATAGAAGAACATAAAGAACTAATTAAAGAAGTTCTCCAAGCTTATCCAGAAAAATCTCGCAAAAAGCGGGAAAAACACCTTAACGTTCATGAAGAAGGTAAGTCCGACTGCGGCGTTAAGTCCAACATCAAATCAGTTCCTGGTGTGATGACCGCCCGTGGTTGTGCCTATGCAGGTTCCAAGGGTGTGGTTTGGGGTCCCATCAAGGACATGATCCACATCAGCCACGG is a genomic window of Fischerella sp. PCC 9605 containing:
- a CDS encoding NifB/NifX family molybdenum-iron cluster-binding protein — protein: MKIWVYSLPQTPVGSAQNRRGFHYHYCQGGYGETATLENIIEAIADCKAVFVAKIGDCPKEKLYAADIQTVETYDVIDKVALEYYQQYVQKL
- a CDS encoding 4Fe-4S binding protein, encoding MAYQITSECISCNLCQSVCPTGAIKIDGDRPWIDPELCTNCVGSIHTVPQCKAGCPTSNGCVKVPADYWESWFNTYYHLVAKLTKKQDYWENWFNFYSEKFSEQLQKRQHQVAC
- the nifS gene encoding cysteine desulfurase NifS, whose translation is MQKNCIYLDNNATTKVDPEVVEAMLPYLTDYYGNPSSMHSFGGQVKKAVNQAQEQVAALLGADESEIIFTSGGTEGDNAAIRAALLAQPDKRHIITTQVEHPAVLSLCKQLEKQGYSITYLSVNHEGQLDLNELEASLTGNTALVTIMYANNETGVVFPIEQIGVRVKEHGALFHVDAVQAVGKIPMNMKTSTIDMLTMSGHKIHAPKGIGALYVRRGVRFRPMLIGGGQQRGRRAGTENVPGVVALGKAAELELLHLEEATARERKLRDRLEQTIIATIPDCQVNGHSTQRLPNTTNIGFKYIEGEAILYLLNQYGICASSGSACSSGSLEPSHVLRAMGLPYTILHGSIRFSLCRYTTDAEIDTVLAVMPGIVERLRALSPFKNDEASWLQERSMVISH
- the nifU gene encoding Fe-S cluster assembly protein NifU translates to MWDYTDKVLELFYNPKYQGVIEDKGEAGVKVAVGEVGSIACGDALRLHLKVEEDTEKILDARFQTFGCTSAIASSEALVELIKGKTLDEALRVTNKEIANYLGGLPEAKMHCSVMGQEALEAAIYNYRGIPLDVHKDDDEGALVCTCFGISDAKIRRVIVENNLTTAEEVTNYVKAGGGCGSCLATIDDIIASVQKESATPVSTSANHSNERSSVKPLTPVQKIALIQKVLDEEVRPVLIADGGDVELFDVEGDRIKVVLQGACGSCSSSTATLKIAIESRLRDRVSKDLVVEAV
- the nifH gene encoding nitrogenase iron protein, with the protein product MSDDKIRQIAFYGKGGIGKSTTSQNTLAAMAEMGQRIMIVGCDPKADSTRLMLHAKAQTTVLHLAAERGAVEDLELEEVMLTGFRGVRCVESGGPEPGVGCAGRGIITAINFLEENGAYQDLDFVSYDVLGDVVCGGFAMPIREGKAQEIYIVTSGEMMAMYAANNIARGILKYAHSGGVRLGGLICNSRKVDREAELIENLAERLNTQMIHFVPRDNIVQHAELRRMTVNEYAPDSNQSQEYRALAKKIINNTKLTIPTPMEMDELEALLIEYGILDDDTKHAEIIGKPAEASAK